In Legionella cincinnatiensis, the DNA window CTTGTTCACGACTAGTGAGCCACTTATCTTCAATAATATAACCTTGGCGTTCCAATAAATCTTTGGTTTTAAGGCCATAAGGACATATATGCTTTGGGATCACCATACGATAGAGAGTCGCTTTTTTAGCTGCTGTATTTCTCATTTGAATACTCCATTGATTCATGGTCTATAAATAATATAGAGTATGTACTATAGTACGGAGTCAAGTAATGAATAGTAAAACAATTAGTGAATTTGCTAAATTATGTGGAGTTGGGGTAGAAACGATACGTTATTACCAACGCCAAGGGATTCTTAGTATTCCACCACTTGCAAAAGAGTTTAGCGCGGGAAGAATCAGGCGTTATGGTGAGCATGACATCCGTCGTTTAAGGTTTATTCTTTCGGCAAAAAAAGCTGGTTTTACTCTAAAGGAAATCAAAGAATTATTAGATCTCGATGCAAAGAATGATCGTGAGCGTGTGAGAAGCATCGCCCAAAACCGTATTACAAAGTTGGATATGCAAATTGCTGAACTTACGGAGGCTCGAGAATCTCTTTACCGCTTAATAAAAGAATGTAAAAGAGCTGATTCAGCGCCATGTCCTATTTTAGTTGCATTTGAAGAAAAATAGAGTTCGATAGTACTCTATATTCGGGTTTATTGACAGATGTATTTTGCAAGAGCAATCACATACAAATAGATGAAAAAGCCATGCTACGACTTTTATTTAGGTATAAGGTTTTGCAGATATTTTAAAAATAAAGAAGGAAAATAGTTTAAGTCAAGACTGTTTTTTTAATTTTTGTTTGTTTAAAATAGCCATGCTTTAATTCTTTTCGAATATCCAAATCTGTGGATATTTAGTTTGACCCAATAGTTGCACTCAATTTTAGAGTTTCTCAAGATCCTTGTTTTATCTAGGTTTATTCCTATTTTAAATAAAATTCACTTCTCTAAGTTATGCACATTTTCTGTGGATAAGTCTGTTTATATACTGTCAAACTACCTTTAGTAATTGAAAGATAAAGCGATGATCCCTTATTTTCCAGTATTACGCACCAACATCGGCTGTTACTGGCTGCAGAATCTGCTGATTTTAGAAAAAGCATCGATAGCTTAAAAAAACTATGCCGATAAAACCGCTTGTTGACTCATTCATCAGTGCCGTATTTGTTTTTAGTAAGCAAAGATCGTTTTAGATCACTTCGCTCATTCTCACAAAGATGTCGCTAATTTTTGTCCTATACAAAAATCGTTTTTTTGCATTCAAATTAAGTCATGTGGATTAATATTTAGTTAATATCCTTATTTTATAATGAAGATATTGATGTTGTTTTTGGACTAATTATGTCTTTCACGCTTACTTTATTAGGTACTGATACTCAATTTACCCCGGATCACCTTGAAAATGCATATGATAAAGCAGAAACATTAAGTTACATTTCCACGCTAATTAACAAAGAGTCAACAATGCCTACGGATGATGTGACTCGTTTTAGAAATCAAGACGTAGCTGTGATTGATGGTCCTACTACTTTTGGTGCAGAAGTGGGAGATAGAATTGCACGTGGAGTTGCTGCAGTATTAGAAGCAATAAGCCGAGGAGAAACGAATATTAATGTCATTGCTCATAGCCGAGGTGCTGTTGAGGCGATATTGGTTGCGCATGAGTTAGAGCGTTTACAAAATCTAACAAAAGAAAAAAGATTAGATAGTTTTAGTCCTGAGATTTTAAATAGTGTATGTAAGTATACTAAAACGGCGATGTCTGGCTCTCATAAAGATGCTTTTGAGAATTTAAAATGGGATGAAATCAGTAAACATATAGGTGATGTAAAAATATCTATGTTGAATATTGATCCTGTTCCTGGAGGAAATTATGTAGGGGTTACTCATGTTTCTTCACTAGCCTGGAGAGATCCTCGTTTTTATGAAGTACCAAAAATTGTTAAAGAGTATGAGCAGGTTATTTATGAGAACGAGCGTACACGTTGTTTTAAACCAATCGTACCTAAATGTGTTTCTCCAGAAACTAAATTTAAACTGCAAAGTTTACCAGGACATCATGGAACCGGTTCTGGAAATCTTTTGGATCAACAAAGAGGTAAGAATTCATCTGAAAAATCAACGGCTCATGTACAAGAACTCGCTGTGGTTAAACTTATTGATTTCTTAACACGCAATGGAGTAAACATTACTCCACGAGCACAGCAAGATGATCCGTTTGCGGAATTAATGTCTGAGCTATTTGAAAGAGAATTTCCTGCTTGGGAAAAACGATTAAAAGATTTATATTTTAAATTGTATAATCAGATTATCGAAAATAGGGAGGCTTATTTAAATTACAATAAAACTTCCTACGCGGTACTTGGACAAGAACAAGCGCTACTTAAATTAATATGGAATGTTACTGATCAGCGGATTGTTCACCATTTAGCTCATAATGATACTTTTCTAGACGTGATTATTCCTCCTGTTCCAGGCGGGCATTTTCTTAATTACGAGCATGCTCGCATGCATTTAAATCATGAGTTAGGTTTATCAGATGATATTCCCCTTAGCGGGACTTTGGATATTGCTACGCAACGTCTGGTCAAAATTTGTGAACACACAAAGAAATTGCAAGAGTTGAAAGATTTGAAAAAAAAGGAGCCAACAGCAGCACTTCAGGATATGACTGAATCGATAATGTTTGATAAAATTGCCCATGCTATAGATTCTAAAGAGGGGTTTGATTTACTTTTACAAGGGATAACGACTCTTATTGAAGAAGTAAGGCAATCCTATTTACAAAATAAATTAGTAAACCCTGACGAACGGTTAGCTGTTTATGAAGCAATTCAACGAACATTTTCTGCGTTTTCAATTTTCACTCAAACCGATCCTCATAATGAATTAGCCACAAAGATTTTTGAGCGATTAAAGTCTGATTTAGAAGCCACTTTGACCATGAAGCGCAATACTTTAAAAGGTCAGTACCAGGAGCTTGCAAATAAATTAAAAGAAAAACAATTTCTTAATGAGTTAGACGGTAAAATTCAAAAAATTATTGATAACTTAGAAGAGAAAAGGGCAGAGGGCAACTCCTTAGAAAATGAATTATTAATAGAAAAGTTAAAAGGATTTATATCAAGATCCAAACAACTTCAGGAAAAGCACTCACTGTCTTATGAGGTGAAACACTTATTGGAGCAAGAGTTTTCAGAATTATCCAAACTTGAGTTGTCCAGTGAGTTAGCTATAAATAGCCGTGCATGGTCTTGCTTGTTAATCGATGAGGCTGTGGATGAAAATCTTACTTATTTATTACCTCATATTATTCAAGAAGTTATTGCTTCCTCCAATGAACTCGATAAATTTAGAAAAGCGCTTCCTGACTTTAAAGCACTTGATAATACCCTTAGTTACGAACAAGTTGAAACAGAGTTGGAAGAATATAAATCGCGTGTCATTTATCTAGTAGCTCAATATCTCCATCGCCATAAGATCCCTTTACAAAATGTTAAAAAGATATTTGGAGATGAAAATCAGGATCTTTTCCAACAAATTGAAGGACTAGCTATAGGAATGGGGGCTGTTAATCCTTTAGCGTTAGCTATTGAAGAAAAATTACATGTGATTCAAGAGTTATCATCAACTAATGAACAACAAGCGAATCAGATAGCGCTGTTGACCCAAGATAGACAACAACAAGCAGAATTGATGAACAAGTTAGGTCTTAAGGTTGAAGAGCAAGCAGCACTAATTAGCAATCTGCGGCTCGAAGTTACA includes these proteins:
- a CDS encoding MerR family transcriptional regulator, with translation MNSKTISEFAKLCGVGVETIRYYQRQGILSIPPLAKEFSAGRIRRYGEHDIRRLRFILSAKKAGFTLKEIKELLDLDAKNDRERVRSIAQNRITKLDMQIAELTEARESLYRLIKECKRADSAPCPILVAFEEK